The following DNA comes from Centroberyx gerrardi isolate f3 chromosome 4, fCenGer3.hap1.cur.20231027, whole genome shotgun sequence.
CGCAGTGGTTCTGTGAAAAGGCATCGCTTCGTTTTAAAGGTCAGGAGGCAAACAGGTTGAGACCCTCTGagctgatgtgtgtgtctggatccTCGACATGGAAACACTGCTGAACACCTGTTGTAGGCTGCTGGCTTTACCTGGCTCTGTTAAGGCGTGAATGTGCCGGGGCATACGGACGAATAAACCGGATCCTCAGTGAGGCAGAAGTTTCTATGTTGTAAGTCtcttttgcttctttttttacatgtttttaggAAATGTTAGAACACAGAGAGGGACGTTCAAAACAGTTAAATTAACAACATTTATTCAGACATTTTGGACATCTAAGAGCAGCAAGACGACAAATAAAATTACAACACAATCAGGTGCAAGAAATCCTTGAGCGACATCACAAAATCAATTCCTTTTTGTGATTTAAAACACATAATACAGTTTAGTTCACTAAAGTATTGGCTGTTGACGACTTAATCATGAATTTAATCCCTCTTAACAGGCAGGTTTTTAGAAACGTTGTGCACTACAGCAGGAAATCAACTCCAGCAGGCAGCCGAACACTCGCTGCCAACATCCTTTACTCTGAGgatcctccttcctcctcctctgaaaaCCGGTTTGTCCTGCGGAAAGAAAAGTCCAGTTTCCTGTCCCGGCACAACGGAAATCTCACCACAGTTAGAAGGACAAGTTGATGAGAGGAGCTTCGTTCACGCCGTTTTCCTTCTTGTCTTCTGGACTCCATTTGATCAGAGGAGAGCTCAGGTCAATTAACTGTCAACAGGAAGAGAACAACAGTTAAAATTAGTGgaattgtaaaatgtaaaatgagatGAGCATCAGAACGAATGGAATGTGTCAGGTTACAATACAATgatttaaagggtaactttggtatttttcaacctggaccctattttcccatctttttgtgtctaagtgactaaaggggacaacaattgttgaaattggtccagtattgagcgagatcgcttcagccggcagccgcgaaacgagctgcgatgtaatccgacgggacaaatcgcaccgtcaatgtacgtccactaaaagttcttgtttttgccactgacaggctcagattgttattataagtgtctgacaacattatggaaaggaccctacagagaaatcaaatgtttttctttacctttcgcttgatccggtctgtgtgtaacttcctgcaacaactcaactctcgcgaaacttgagcgagacttggttacacggtgcgatttgccccgtcggattacattgcagctcgtttcgcagctgtttttgaaattggtccgccAGAAGCCGGCTgaagcgagatcgcttcagccggcttctggcggaccaatttcaaaaattgttgtcccctttagtcacttagacacaaaaaaatgggaaaatagggtgcaggttgaaaaataccgaagttaccctttaatttgcctttgaaaactgaaaactacTAAAGCCCCAAAAGATTCAGAATTCTGaattagcaaaacaaaatcatcttTTTCTGTCCCATTTGTTACTCTGAGAGAACTGTTACTGTTCCTGTTAATTACAATGTTGAGATCCTGACTTTGTCTGTAGCCACAAAACAACCAGACAGACACTAAAAATGCGTCCCCCTTTTTCACAAAGTCCAAAAAAACTCCTCAAAAAAATGTTCAATGgtgaaattgtgtttttcaaaagttAAGCAGCGAGATTTGACAGAACCAGAGTGAAAGGAGTGAGAAGCCGGAGTGCCGGACCTGTtttcctcccgctcctcctgcGCAGGGCTTGGCGGTGCGGATCAGGTCCGGGGTGTTGGTCAGGTCGATCAGGAGCTTCTCCGCAGGCTGCAGAGTCGGAGCCGGAAGATCCAGCAGCAGAACCTGCAGGACGGAAGCAGCGATGCTTATAGAGCCAAACTGCTGCTCTGAGTTCTCCCCATCATCTTCTCATTAACATTACTCATCAGTTATAAGTCTGGATGATATTTTACTGTGCGTTTGGTATTTAATAAACAATTGTTGCAAAGTATTGATTCTTGCCGCACACCAAGTCTCTGGAAAAAGTTCCTTTATTTTCACTTCCTGATGCTTCATGTTCACTCTGGTTTTTCCTGCACTTGCCAGCACCCGAGTGCAATTATACATTTTTCACTGTATCTAATAAACAATCTTGACTATTTTCTAACTATAGCAGACAGCTATTCTGCTATAGCTATCCCTGCTACTTGCTGGGAAAAGTCTTTTCTCTTACTCCAACACCAGAGAAATGTGCAGCCAACACATTACAGCAGTACATCACTTACAACACAATATTTTTCCAAACttatcaagacctggaaatcTTTTTCCATACACTTCCAGACTTGACAGGCTGTGCAGGAAGCAAGGCAGCAGGATGCAGGTTTACTCTGCTGCCCCCTACAGGCTGCTTTTAGTGCAACTCTAAACCGCCTAAATGTCAAAATACAAAGCAAATACATTTTCCCGTCCTCCCTTCACATTAATGTCTCTTATGTTTTTCCTTCGGGTGAGTGTGCTatgtaaggcaaggcaaggcaattcaaagtgctttacaagggCATAGAAATACATTGAAAATAGGACATTAAGATGACATTAAGATTGCAGTCACTGTAGATGGAGATATGTAAATGGGCGTGTCTCAGGCTCGGTCTCAGCCAATGACTGTCTCAGGACGGATGACAGCTGATTgactcctctgcctctctgagaAATACTCTACTTTTTTCAGTAGATGTCATAATTTCCAGATAAGTCAAGTGTGCATGTGATGAGCTCATTGTTCATATGAGAGATTTTGAAGGGAAATGATGTCTGCAGGAAATTGTACTAACAGATACTTTAAGGCTTCATCTCTCCAGTAGATTTAAATGTTACTTTGTTGCATCCCACGTTAGCTGGATGTAACAATCGATGTGAAGAAGCTAACGTCCGTCCCGCTGTCAGCTGTGGGACAAACGGACGGTTATTTCTGCTGTCACAGACTTCTACCCTCTACTAGATAGTAATTTGCTCTACTACACACCCTCTGGTTTCacttgacattttcaacatgtcAGCGCCCAAAACCGCCTAGTGATGATGTCAAGATGAATGATAGAAACCAATTATACTGAcctaagctgtgtgtgtgtgtgtgtgtgtctctacctCGATGACTTcctgtgtctgggtgtgttggtCCTCTGGTTCCTCAGTAGATTGCAGTTCCATTAGGTTTCTATTGGGCTCTGGAGCTTCCTGAGCAGCCTCACTGGGACTCGGCGCTCTGTCCAGGACCTGTGACTCGGAGGACTGGTCAGACTGGGCGGACTGGGGCGACTGGGAGACCGGAGGCTCGGTGCTGGTCGGCTCCTCTTCCAGGCAGAAAGGCTGGATGTCTGCTGGAGCCGGGctgctgacaaacagaaacacactttTATACTGGAAACCAAAACCTAAACACTACTTTGAGACTATCGCCAAGGAGTTTTTAACTGATTTTTATCAACGGatactttcaccaaatgtgttctgcaagctgaaatgTCATTCAACATCACTACCAGATAGAGCTGTTTTTATCTTGTGCTTCCATGTTTTGGATTTTGCACACAAGTCTACAGTTGACCCAGCTGTCACCTGCGGCAGCTCGGCCTCCTGGAGGAGGCGGGCGACGGCCTGCCGGGCCGGGCCAGGCTGCCGGGCGTCATGGTGGGGATGCCGGAGACCCTGCGGCGCAGCGGGGTGGGGATGGCCGAGGCGCGCCGCACCTTACACTGCAGAGACCTGTTCCCGCCAGCGGAGGGCgtcagcagcagctctgcagccGGGACCGCCGGCTTCTGAGGAAGactggagggagaagaagaaatgttaCTGGTGACATCAAGACCAGTCCTATTTCTGCCACTGTGGAGAAACTCAAATTGCAAAATATATCCATCTTAATGAGTCATTTTGTCTCATTCGTTGAAGTAAACTGTTATTTTGGTAAAAGAATCATCCTGGTCATTTCACTGCTGTCAAAACACGACACTTGGTTCAAGAcgattcttgaaacaagttgatttgcattggaaaccagTGAAATTACCCCCTCACTGTTGGGTATAAGTCTATAAACACTATTTAAAACTTTATATAAATCCAGTAATGTGATAAACACACACCCGTCCACGCTGCCAGCAGACATCAGCCTCTTTGGCTTCATGATCCGCGTGGCGTCTGGAGAGGAAACTGCTACGACACAAAGAGACAAGACAGCTTAAATCATCATGAGGATAATATAATAAACTTTCTATAAAGCGCTGTTCAAAACAGTCACAAAGTGCtgtacagaaaataaaacaagaataaataCAAGCTAATTGGATGAACTATAAACAGGGCTTCAGAAGAATAAAAGATGGAAAAGCAAGGAGAATTAAGTTAGTAAAACATTTACAGGACAGCTGGTCTGTGCTGTGTGTAAAACCCTCTGGGTCTTGAATGAGGATTCATCACatggagtttcattccaaaatgtgataCTCGCCACTTGAAAAAAGTGCCCACTACTCTAAAGGATTGATGACATTAATTAAACCAGGTTATTGTGTTCACCTTTATGGAGAGCAGGTGACTTAAGCCCTTTGTTAACAAAAGGATGAGAATTTTACAAACTGGATGGATCCTCTGGGCTTTATAAtacagagtaataataacatagTCTAGAGTATTCAGTTTGTAAAATTTTAAAGTGATTTAGTTTGTATAATTTTACATGTATGCACATAGAATTATatatactaccagtcaaaagtttggacacacctgattgaatgttctgtgtttctcattctcttaaagccattttgatctaaaggcttctgcttaaatgcttgaaattagtttcttagtcaaatataaatagtgaagttgatcctatgtatgaatttctttccaaagcctttgactttccatcaaggcaaagggcggctgctttaaagaatctaaaatataagatagttttgatttgtttaacacttttttggtcgctgcataattccatttgtgttatttcatagttttgatgtctttactgttattctaaaatgtggaaaatagtaaaaataaagaaagaggtggtatgtccaaacttttgactggtattgtagcattttaaaatagAACAAATATTTCTCTTCAGGTTTAGGCAAGTGAAACTGAAACCCCTCACCGTCTGTCCGCCGCAGGCCCTTGACCGGCCCGATGGGCGTCGGGGCGACGAGGGCTTTGGGTTTGGGCTTCGGCCCGGCTTGCAGCTTGGAGGGCATGCTGGGTACGGAGCCGCTCCTCTCCATGACCCTCTTGGCCGGAGTCGGGTTGAGCGGGTTGGGGAACGCGGGTTCGGGTCTCTTCACCGGCGTGGAGCGGGAGGCTTTGGCCCAGTCCGCCTCAGAAAGCTTCCTGGCCTGAGCAGAGAGGGAGCGCCGCGTCGCCGGAGGATCTGCCGCGGCGCTGTAGACGGTGGAGCGGCGGGTTTTGGGGGCGTTGGCGCTGGGATTGGCCAGTCTGCTGATACCGGTGGAAGCACGACCGCTGGGACCAGTTATACTCAAGTTCAGAGAAGTGTTGACTTTGCCTGAAATGACAGAGAaagctgcattcacacacacatcgtgTTCTGGTCGGTTTATTTTCCTGGACAACATCGACAACGTGAAGaggatgatgtggatttggctTCTTCTTCTAAAAAAAGTTATGATTGACTAACTaccaagtaggaaatttgtttttccgtTTTATCTGATTGCACATGAATGCACCATTCCTCTCTGTCAAACTCGGAAATGTTTTCCATGCAGAGACACCCACACAACAGAATGTACGTCTCCgccagaaaatagtccctgaagAAACGATTGTTTTACGAAATAAATTCAACACGTCCACTACTGCTGAACCCGAGCATGAATGTTACCTGGAGCAGCAGAGAACTTTAAGGTAGGTTTATCACTGGTATGGTCCTGTAACTGAagaccaaacccaaatctgtgtaaagcctgacatctaataaTGAAAAGCACGCCACTGAAATGTGTCTGAAATGTACATCCATTGCTATTTGAATCCATGTAACTATAAAATATACCTTACCTTTCCCAGTAggggacacagacagactggagtTGAAGCTGGacaccgaggaggaggaagacgaagTGTTTCTCCTGTCCGTCACTCTCCTGGTCTGAGGAGGCGGGGCTTTGACAGCTGACGGGTTCCGCAGGCCGCTCTGCAAAAAACACAACGAGGAGCGTGAAACATACAGATAGTGACAGCCAagattttttattcattttctatttcaaaaTTCAAGCCCTTAGAGTGTCACTGCAACTAATATCACTATATGGCTGTCAACTGGACCGGATCACTGTGTAGCTCAACATTACTCTTCACAACACAGGATAATAAGTGGAAGACCTAAAATACTTTTACACCATACTCCACCCAAAGTTACTGGACGATTCTCAATTGTTTCAAGAAGTTTTACAAATCCTGGAAATTAAACCCATTTCCAGGGTGTGAGAAAACACAGTTAGTAAGTAAAATGTCAAGATGGTGATTGTATGAAGAGTCGATGCTTTGCCAATGGAAAAGTCAAGTGTAGgaataacagtgtgtgtgtggagggcaaGAAAAATGTGCCTCTGAATGATGAGGAACAAGCGGGTTACCTtggtgggcggagccagagcCCGTCTGCCCAGCAGGCTGGAGTTCAGGGAGGAGTCGCTGACATCAGACGCCACGCTGGCCGAGTCGGACAGGAGATCCTCGCAGGAACCCGCCCTGCTGGACGAGCGACCGGCCGGGCTGCGCCTCAAACCCACTGCAGCCTGAAAGGCAGATTATACAAGAGATTATACACTGGGATTAGTTCCAAAATGTGAGGCAGCCATTTgtataaaacattcaaaattgTGCTTGAAAATGTTGCACAAGAGCATTTTAAAtttctagggttagggttagcaatGTGCCTCAGCCTTGGTTGAAACTGCCAGGTAAGTGTTGGTGAATGTGTAGGGAGTGGTGGACGATGCTGGCCTTACTTTGCTTGGCGGAGGCAGCCTGCAGGTTTTCCCAGCAGGTGTGGGTCTGGTCTTGGTGGAGGAAGCGGCCGGAGCTGCCGGCTTGCTGGGCAGCACGACGCCGACGCCCAGCCCCGCTTTACCTCGCAGCGCCATCCTGGGCTGAGTCTTAGCGCCCCTCACAGGACTGGAGGTGCTGAGACGGGCCTTAGCAGAGTGGGCAGCCGCACCCGAGTTCACAGCGCCGCAGCCCCTGACCAATCTCTGCTGAATCGCAGGCGGCAGCTGCTTCATGGGACTGTCCTGCACACAGAAGGTCTCCCTCTTGATGGGGCTGAGAGCGCTGACAGGCTGGCTGAACATGCCCAGTTTAGCCCCGGTGTCCTGCACAAAGTCCTCCTTTGTTTCTTTGCGGCCGTCGGCCGTCGTACCGTCAGTCTCCTCCCTGTCCGGCTGGTTCTGCTGGCTGCTGTCCAGCTGACCGGCTAGTTGGTGAGCTTCCTGGCAGATCGCCTCAAACTGTTCTCCTGTGAGCGGACTCCAGCTCGGCTCCTCGGCCCGGGTCGCCATTCCCGCGGAGATACACCTCTCCTTGTGGCTGACCGGACCCACAAACACCTCGTCgtcctcatcttctcctctggAGCTGTAGAGCGGGACAAAGGGCTTTAGCACATCATGTGACAGCTGAAGTGAGATGCATACAGTGTATAAACACCCAAGTGTCAGGACTTGAATATTGTGACTACAGTGATAATGGTTCATAAAAAGCACTCAAAATGATGATGACATCTAACAGGAGGAAGTGAAGTCCAGTTTATTCCTACAGCTCTTCATCACTGcctgtctcaaagggctttacagagagcaAGCcaacctagatctaactgatcaataatccattacagaacaaaatgatgcaatacagtatgcaacgaaataaaatacaagacacaaaataacatGCTACAGAAAGTAATGTGAGGCGAGCCTACCTGGCAGGTGACAGGGAAACGTCAAAGTCAAACTTCTCATCAGCCAATGAGAAGTAGTcttggaaaaacagaaaacaaatggaCATTTATTAATGACACGTAACATGCAGAAGTGGCTATTTCCCCAAAACAACACACGCTGTCTTGTTAACGTTAGTTTTCCACTGTGTGTTTGAGCTAAACTTACCGCTGTTAGCATGCAGATCCATCCTCCTGTTTCCACCTTTGTGAGAAAACAAGTGACTCTTCCAGCTGAATGACAGAGCCGAAGCAACAGAAGATATAAGTTAACGTTATTATTTATAACgtccccttttcttttcttttactttgCAGTCCAATGCTAGTAGCTGGTTAGCTAGGCGGACTGACCGCACAAATGATACAATTCAAATGTAAGCTTAACCAACCAGCACCATTTCTATCTTGATTTAAAATTGATAATTTTGATAATTAAATGTACGCTTAGTTTGTTAAGTTAGTCGGTTAGCTAAGCTacttgcttgctagctagcatgTTTGGTCAGCTAGCCAGTCAACTGCAATTCAAGTAATGACGGTAACTTAACACGTTAAAACGAGGATTTAAAAGCAAAAAAGATAATACGGCAATTAAAAATAGTCACATAGTGTACTATCTTAATTCACCCGAAAGGAGCCAACCTTCAGTTATAAAGCAAGATTATAAATCTGCGTTTCCTTCGTAAGCAACACAGTTCAATATCTTCCTCGAAAACATCGCATTTACAAACTTTTCAAATTTGCTGCGTTCCTGGTCACGTGGTGTGCGACGTGCTTCACCATTGGTTGAAACCGCATCGCGGAAGTGTCTGTGCGGTTGTGGGGATTGTAGTCCACTATTTCCTTAGTGGACTACACTACATTCTCCCTGTCATGTAAAGAAACGAGGGGGATGTTTCCTTACTGGAaagataaaaagatttaaatttaGCTAAATTGACAGAATATATTCTGCTTCTTGTTAGATGTTTTCTGTTTCATCCTGACCAGAACTACAACATTGTGTACAGACTGCAGCTCACACATTCAGTCTGTCAGAGCCATGAAGTATTAGATTAACTCTatgaagtattatattattatcagaACTAttaagtattatattatcagttAGCGTTAGAGCCAGGCTGCTACAGCTCACAGCCATCATGGaggtaaaacagtaaaatctcCTTCTGACTTGTTGCCATATAAACATACAAGTCTTATATAAACTGGAGCTGCTGCAAAACTGTTGTGTTTCCTGGAAAAGTGGGAATATATTGTAAGTAGgctacacaatattactgtgtaggtacttaATAAAAATCATAAACTTTGAATGGTGTAACAACACGTTTTAATGAAGCCAATCGAATGGTGTGTTTCACTgctgtaagtacattatgtattagggagattttcatcaagtacctacacagtaatattgtgtattTACAAAACATTTCCATAGATTAATACACaagttaatacactggaataaggctaTTGTATAGAAAAGTGTTACTGATGCATTTGCAGAGTGTATGCAAAGTATGATGAAATTCATTTGGTCCAGTTATACAGAAGGCAGATGTTATTCTGATGGTTTACTGACCAGTTCAGTATAGTAAAGATAGATATAAGCTAAAAATTAGATTTTACAGCATGCCAAGTCTCCCTAAAGTAGCTTTGAATGGGCATCACATCTATAACTATAAAGATTCAGCATTCGCACTACAGATCTCTgtgatcagttcctcagcagatGAAGCATCACTGCAGAGCGACCGAATGCTccgcccccttctttcttagagctttaatttgattggttgaaaatgttttattgttgtttctgCATCCAAAAAATCGCTCTGAAATCGAAACAGAAATATAGCTTTAGTTCTGGATGCTTTTATAGTTATCGTAGTGGGAGCACAGACAcgattacttatttttatagttatatttatgtttataGTCATTGTTCTAGATGTGATTTGGCCTTTAAAGTTATTTTCTACATTATAGGATATTTCAAAAAGCAGGATCATCAGTTTGTCACCTAGCAAACCTCAATATTTCAATGAAACTTCATAAACCCAAATTCATGCAAAAGAGAAGAGCATTaggctttctcttcctcttacCGCCACTGTGGAACATCATGAATTTTCTATCAATCAGAAACGATTAGCTGGCATCTGATCTGCTGATCTGCTGAAAACTGTGAAAAATCATCCTGGTCTGGAAATTGTTCAACAATTTTAATGAGTTTTGTTATA
Coding sequences within:
- the gtse1 gene encoding G2 and S phase-expressed protein 1 is translated as MDLHANSDYFSLADEKFDFDVSLSPASSRGEDEDDEVFVGPVSHKERCISAGMATRAEEPSWSPLTGEQFEAICQEAHQLAGQLDSSQQNQPDREETDGTTADGRKETKEDFVQDTGAKLGMFSQPVSALSPIKRETFCVQDSPMKQLPPAIQQRLVRGCGAVNSGAAAHSAKARLSTSSPVRGAKTQPRMALRGKAGLGVGVVLPSKPAAPAASSTKTRPTPAGKTCRLPPPSKAAVGLRRSPAGRSSSRAGSCEDLLSDSASVASDVSDSSLNSSLLGRRALAPPTKSGLRNPSAVKAPPPQTRRVTDRRNTSSSSSSVSSFNSSLSVSPTGKGKVNTSLNLSITGPSGRASTGISRLANPSANAPKTRRSTVYSAAADPPATRRSLSAQARKLSEADWAKASRSTPVKRPEPAFPNPLNPTPAKRVMERSGSVPSMPSKLQAGPKPKPKALVAPTPIGPVKGLRRTDAVSSPDATRIMKPKRLMSAGSVDGLPQKPAVPAAELLLTPSAGGNRSLQCKVRRASAIPTPLRRRVSGIPTMTPGSLARPGRPSPASSRRPSCRSPAPADIQPFCLEEEPTSTEPPVSQSPQSAQSDQSSESQVLDRAPSPSEAAQEAPEPNRNLMELQSTEEPEDQHTQTQEVIEVLLLDLPAPTLQPAEKLLIDLTNTPDLIRTAKPCAGGAGGKQLIDLSSPLIKWSPEDKKENGVNEAPLINLSF